Proteins from a single region of Festucalex cinctus isolate MCC-2025b chromosome 19, RoL_Fcin_1.0, whole genome shotgun sequence:
- the LOC144007500 gene encoding major histocompatibility complex class I-related protein 1-like — MHLFVFFVVVAGQIHRVMSVTHTLNYFMTTSSKVAKLPEYWESTYVDGVQILHYDSKSRNTTAKQEWMNKITENDPYFWERETDGSIGNEQILKNNIEIAKERFNETGGVHMFQVIQGCAWDDETHEVDGWEYYSYDGEDFISFDVTATRWIAAQPQAMVTKHKLDQNINYKKHVLTELCRDQLKKHLHNGKDFLMRIELPTVSLLQKTPSSPVTCHASGFYPSTSALFWRKDGEELHEDVEIGELLPNHDGTFQTTAQLKVEVTPEAEGRYDCVFQMAGVKEDIVVKLEGRNILSNARIQDAKMMRSVAILTLAILMLMLALLVLLAKIHISRQAKYFKAPVSSGPDLMSTSDSETASK; from the exons ATGCATTTATTCGTCTTTTTTGTGGTGGTGGCTGGGCAAATACACCGAGTGATGTCAG TGACTCACACGCTCAATTATTTTATGACAACGTCCTCAAAAGTTGCAAAGCTCCCAGAGTACTGGGAGAGCACGTATGTTGACGGCGTTCAGATCTTGCACTATGACAGCAAGAGCAGGAACACAACAGCCAAACAGGAGTGGATGAATAAAATTACAGAAAATGATCCATACTTCTGGGAGCGAGAAACAGACGGCAGTATCGGCAATGAGCAGATCCTCAAAAATAACATTGAAATTGCTAAAGAGCGATTCAACGAAACTGGAG GTGTCCACATGTTCCAGGTGATCCAAGGCTGTGCATGGGACGATGAGACGCATGAGGTTGACGGTTGGGAGTATTACAGTTACGATGGAGAAGACTTCATCTCATTTGATGTGACGGCAACGAGATGGATCGCAGCTCAGCCGCAAGCGATGGTCACCAAACACAAATTGGACCAAAACATAAATTACAAGAAACACGTCCTCACTGAGCTGTGTCGTGACCAGTTGAAGAAGCATCTGCACAATGGCAAGGATTTCCTGATGAGAATAG AGCTTCCCACAGTTTCTCTGCTCCAGAAGACGCCATCGTCTCCCGTCACCTGCCACGCGAGCGGTTTCTATCCCAGCACGTCGGCCCTCTTTTGGAGGAAGGACGGCGAGGAGCTTCACGAGGACGTGGAGATTGGGGAGCTCCTCCCCAACCACGACGGAACCTTCCAGACCACGGCCCAGCTGAAAGTGGAGGTGACGCCCGAGGCGGAGGGCAGGTACGATTGTGTGTTCCAGATGGCCGGCGTCAAGGAAGACATCGTCGTCAAGCTGGAGGGAAGAAACATCCTGAGCAACGCGCGCATCCAAG ACGCGAAGATGATGAGGTCGGTCGCCATTCTCACCTTGGCGATCCTCATGCTGATGCTTGCGCTCCTCGTGCTCCTCGCCAAGATTCACATCAGCAGACAAG CAAAATACTTTAAAGCGC CCGTTTCCTCGGGTCCGGATCTTATGTCCACATCTGATTCGGAGACTGCTTCCAAGTGA
- the daxx gene encoding death domain-associated protein 6 isoform X2, which yields MAVALASTSNVIVLEEEDVPQPSSPPRRVQLSTPTHITQSPFTLAKKQQHILQAENHKLFSEFVEHVVTVTQDCPQVLEFLKKNHAKACSNYLSSVEFRNSLGRCLTRLEANRSRVFVYIYELCMVLKQHKDRSKKKKNLENHSTSTSDCPLSSSLTSKTVATGAREQEGNPATEDEKPSTSGLQEERQKAEKKASRASRKQIAYLENLLKVYNDEICRLQRADLSLDDLDAEDSLYIQEHKLKHKMMKIYKKLCELKDCTSLTGRILERKILYSDTSYPEISKRIQRYINSAEVCMNPPDYQDILQQVKLASKQHNLHLSSKELERLARKAFTDTGSKIQQRRQQDLLYDFGCQLTSEYKPDNDPALKDTTLLRKLRHNRELGLNRLEDVINKYATQQDNTDEDDKTRRHVEEKDEEEDDDDEEEDLSSEADIDEEIQASNQQDGPDDDDDDGNLAEKMSDEDEPTTGNVSEATVTADNEAVTSGLHSDLSMSGVSLLSDDTSANDSPSQSEPAQPRPPSSDESAVAAATEEPPRPADQVTSNQSGTNPPADTSEASLPPTLEMMCHSPITNGTSPPRSTPPDHRLSRSRKRKTRNATPGQKHINGNDREVEVLLDMGVICVSPSRTTEASDCQLVSSSQSPPPKKNKVNVATQCDPLEIIELSDSD from the exons ATGGCAGTGGCGCTGGCATCCACCTCAAACGTCATCGTCTTGGAGGAAGAGGATGTCCCTCAGCCGTCGTCCCCGCCCCGCCGGGTACAGCTGTCCACCCCGACCCACATCACCCAGTCGCCTTTCACTTTGGCCAAGAAGCAGCAGCACATTCTGCAGGCGGAGAATCACAAGTTGTTCTCCGAG TTTGTGGAGCACGTCGTGACTGTGACCCAGGATTGCCCACAGGTGTTGGAATTCCTGAAGAAGAACCACGCCAAAGCCTGCAGCAACTACCTGTCGTCAGTGGAGTTCCGTAACAGCTTGGGCCGATGTTTGACCCGCCTGGAAGCCAACCGTTCCAGGGTGTTTGTCTACATCTATGAACTGTGCATGGTGCTCAAGCAGCACAAAGACaggagcaagaagaagaagaaccttGAGAACCATTCTACCTCAACGTCGGATTGTCCTCTGTCTTCCTCGTTGACAAGCAAGACTGTCGCGACGGGCGCGCGAGAACAAGAAGGGAACCCGGCGACGGAAGACGAGAAGCCGTCCACGTCGGGGCTTCAGGAAGAGCGGCAGAAAGCGGAGAAAAAAGCAAGCAGGGCCTCCAGGAAGCAG ATCGCGTATCTGGAGAACCTGCTGAAGGTGTACAATGACGAGATCTGCCGTCTGCAGCGAGCCGACCTCTCGTTGGACGACCTGGATGCCGAGGACTCCTTGTACATTCAGGAGCACAAGCTCAAGCACAAG ATGATGAAGATCTACAAGAAGCTGTGCGAGCTGAAGGACTGCACCTCGCTGACGGGCCGAATCCTCGAGCGCAAAATCCTCTACAGTGACACCAGCTATCCCGAGATTAGCAAGAGG ATCCAGCGTTACATCAACAGCGCCGAGGTCTGCATGAACCCGCCTGACTACCAGGACATCCTGCAGCAGGTCAAGCTGGCCAGCAAGCAACACAACCTGCACCTGAGCAGCAAGGAGCTGGAGCGGCTCGCCCGCAAGGCTTTCACCGACACCggcagtaaaatccagcagaGGCGCCAGCAGGACCTGCTTTATGATTTCGGCTGCCAACTTACCAGCGAATATAAACCCG ACAATGACCCGGCGCTCAAGGACACCACGCTGCTCCGGAAGTTACGGCACAACCGCGAACTGGGCctgaaccgcctggaggacgtcATCAACAAATACGCCACCCAACAGGACAACACGGACGAGGATGACAAAACGCGGCGGCACGTTGAAGAG aaggacgaggaggaagatgatgatgatgaggaggaggacttgTCCTCAGAAGCAGACATTGACGAAGAGATCCAAGCCAGCAACCAGCAAGATGGACCTG atgacgatgacgacgacggcAACTTGGCGGAGAAAATGAGCGACGAGGACGAGCCGACGACAGGAAACGTCAGCGAGGCGACAGTGACGGCGGACAACGAGGCCGTCACGAGCGGCCTCCACTCTGACCTCAGCATGTCGGGCGTCTCGCTGTTGTCGGACGACACCTCCGCCAACGACAGCCCCAGCCAATCGGAGCCCGCTCAGCCCCGCCCGCCCTCATCCGACGAGAGCGCCGTCGCCGCCGCAACTGAGGAGCCCCCCCGTCCTGCCGATCAGGTCACCAGCAACCAGAG CGGCACCAACCCCCCAGCAGACACCAGTGAGGCATCCTTACCGCCGACGCTCGAGATGATGTGCCACTCGCCCATCACCAACGGCACCTCGCCACCTCGTTCGACGCCGCCCGACCATAGATTGAGCCGGAGCCGCAAGAGGAAAACGCGGAACGCCACGCCGGGACAGAAACACATCAACGGCAATGACAG AGAGGTGGAGGTGCTGCTTGACATGGGCGTCATCTGCGTCTCTCCGTCACGGACCACCGAAGCGTCCGACTGCCAGCTGGTCAGCAGCTCGCAATCGCCGCCCCCAAAGAAGAACAAA GTCAACGTCGCCACCCAGTGCGACCCCTTGGAGATCATCGAACTGTCCGACTCGGATTGA
- the daxx gene encoding death domain-associated protein 6 isoform X1: protein MAVALASTSNVIVLEEEDVPQPSSPPRRVQLSTPTHITQSPFTLAKKQQHILQAENHKLFSEFVEHVVTVTQDCPQVLEFLKKNHAKACSNYLSSVEFRNSLGRCLTRLEANRSRVFVYIYELCMVLKQHKDRSKKKKNLENHSTSTSDCPLSSSLTSKTVATGAREQEGNPATEDEKPSTSGLQEERQKAEKKASRASRKQIAYLENLLKVYNDEICRLQRADLSLDDLDAEDSLYIQEHKLKHKMMKIYKKLCELKDCTSLTGRILERKILYSDTSYPEISKRIQRYINSAEVCMNPPDYQDILQQVKLASKQHNLHLSSKELERLARKAFTDTGSKIQQRRQQDLLYDFGCQLTSEYKPDNDPALKDTTLLRKLRHNRELGLNRLEDVINKYATQQDNTDEDDKTRRHVEEKDEEEDDDDEEEDLSSEADIDEEIQASNQQDGPDDDDDDGNLAEKMSDEDEPTTGNVSEATVTADNEAVTSGLHSDLSMSGVSLLSDDTSANDSPSQSEPAQPRPPSSDESAVAAATEEPPRPADQVTSNQSSGTNPPADTSEASLPPTLEMMCHSPITNGTSPPRSTPPDHRLSRSRKRKTRNATPGQKHINGNDREVEVLLDMGVICVSPSRTTEASDCQLVSSSQSPPPKKNKVNVATQCDPLEIIELSDSD, encoded by the exons ATGGCAGTGGCGCTGGCATCCACCTCAAACGTCATCGTCTTGGAGGAAGAGGATGTCCCTCAGCCGTCGTCCCCGCCCCGCCGGGTACAGCTGTCCACCCCGACCCACATCACCCAGTCGCCTTTCACTTTGGCCAAGAAGCAGCAGCACATTCTGCAGGCGGAGAATCACAAGTTGTTCTCCGAG TTTGTGGAGCACGTCGTGACTGTGACCCAGGATTGCCCACAGGTGTTGGAATTCCTGAAGAAGAACCACGCCAAAGCCTGCAGCAACTACCTGTCGTCAGTGGAGTTCCGTAACAGCTTGGGCCGATGTTTGACCCGCCTGGAAGCCAACCGTTCCAGGGTGTTTGTCTACATCTATGAACTGTGCATGGTGCTCAAGCAGCACAAAGACaggagcaagaagaagaagaaccttGAGAACCATTCTACCTCAACGTCGGATTGTCCTCTGTCTTCCTCGTTGACAAGCAAGACTGTCGCGACGGGCGCGCGAGAACAAGAAGGGAACCCGGCGACGGAAGACGAGAAGCCGTCCACGTCGGGGCTTCAGGAAGAGCGGCAGAAAGCGGAGAAAAAAGCAAGCAGGGCCTCCAGGAAGCAG ATCGCGTATCTGGAGAACCTGCTGAAGGTGTACAATGACGAGATCTGCCGTCTGCAGCGAGCCGACCTCTCGTTGGACGACCTGGATGCCGAGGACTCCTTGTACATTCAGGAGCACAAGCTCAAGCACAAG ATGATGAAGATCTACAAGAAGCTGTGCGAGCTGAAGGACTGCACCTCGCTGACGGGCCGAATCCTCGAGCGCAAAATCCTCTACAGTGACACCAGCTATCCCGAGATTAGCAAGAGG ATCCAGCGTTACATCAACAGCGCCGAGGTCTGCATGAACCCGCCTGACTACCAGGACATCCTGCAGCAGGTCAAGCTGGCCAGCAAGCAACACAACCTGCACCTGAGCAGCAAGGAGCTGGAGCGGCTCGCCCGCAAGGCTTTCACCGACACCggcagtaaaatccagcagaGGCGCCAGCAGGACCTGCTTTATGATTTCGGCTGCCAACTTACCAGCGAATATAAACCCG ACAATGACCCGGCGCTCAAGGACACCACGCTGCTCCGGAAGTTACGGCACAACCGCGAACTGGGCctgaaccgcctggaggacgtcATCAACAAATACGCCACCCAACAGGACAACACGGACGAGGATGACAAAACGCGGCGGCACGTTGAAGAG aaggacgaggaggaagatgatgatgatgaggaggaggacttgTCCTCAGAAGCAGACATTGACGAAGAGATCCAAGCCAGCAACCAGCAAGATGGACCTG atgacgatgacgacgacggcAACTTGGCGGAGAAAATGAGCGACGAGGACGAGCCGACGACAGGAAACGTCAGCGAGGCGACAGTGACGGCGGACAACGAGGCCGTCACGAGCGGCCTCCACTCTGACCTCAGCATGTCGGGCGTCTCGCTGTTGTCGGACGACACCTCCGCCAACGACAGCCCCAGCCAATCGGAGCCCGCTCAGCCCCGCCCGCCCTCATCCGACGAGAGCGCCGTCGCCGCCGCAACTGAGGAGCCCCCCCGTCCTGCCGATCAGGTCACCAGCAACCAGAG CAGCGGCACCAACCCCCCAGCAGACACCAGTGAGGCATCCTTACCGCCGACGCTCGAGATGATGTGCCACTCGCCCATCACCAACGGCACCTCGCCACCTCGTTCGACGCCGCCCGACCATAGATTGAGCCGGAGCCGCAAGAGGAAAACGCGGAACGCCACGCCGGGACAGAAACACATCAACGGCAATGACAG AGAGGTGGAGGTGCTGCTTGACATGGGCGTCATCTGCGTCTCTCCGTCACGGACCACCGAAGCGTCCGACTGCCAGCTGGTCAGCAGCTCGCAATCGCCGCCCCCAAAGAAGAACAAA GTCAACGTCGCCACCCAGTGCGACCCCTTGGAGATCATCGAACTGTCCGACTCGGATTGA
- the daxx gene encoding death domain-associated protein 6 isoform X3 — protein sequence MVLKQHKDRSKKKKNLENHSTSTSDCPLSSSLTSKTVATGAREQEGNPATEDEKPSTSGLQEERQKAEKKASRASRKQIAYLENLLKVYNDEICRLQRADLSLDDLDAEDSLYIQEHKLKHKMMKIYKKLCELKDCTSLTGRILERKILYSDTSYPEISKRIQRYINSAEVCMNPPDYQDILQQVKLASKQHNLHLSSKELERLARKAFTDTGSKIQQRRQQDLLYDFGCQLTSEYKPDNDPALKDTTLLRKLRHNRELGLNRLEDVINKYATQQDNTDEDDKTRRHVEEKDEEEDDDDEEEDLSSEADIDEEIQASNQQDGPDDDDDDGNLAEKMSDEDEPTTGNVSEATVTADNEAVTSGLHSDLSMSGVSLLSDDTSANDSPSQSEPAQPRPPSSDESAVAAATEEPPRPADQVTSNQSSGTNPPADTSEASLPPTLEMMCHSPITNGTSPPRSTPPDHRLSRSRKRKTRNATPGQKHINGNDREVEVLLDMGVICVSPSRTTEASDCQLVSSSQSPPPKKNKVNVATQCDPLEIIELSDSD from the exons ATGGTGCTCAAGCAGCACAAAGACaggagcaagaagaagaagaaccttGAGAACCATTCTACCTCAACGTCGGATTGTCCTCTGTCTTCCTCGTTGACAAGCAAGACTGTCGCGACGGGCGCGCGAGAACAAGAAGGGAACCCGGCGACGGAAGACGAGAAGCCGTCCACGTCGGGGCTTCAGGAAGAGCGGCAGAAAGCGGAGAAAAAAGCAAGCAGGGCCTCCAGGAAGCAG ATCGCGTATCTGGAGAACCTGCTGAAGGTGTACAATGACGAGATCTGCCGTCTGCAGCGAGCCGACCTCTCGTTGGACGACCTGGATGCCGAGGACTCCTTGTACATTCAGGAGCACAAGCTCAAGCACAAG ATGATGAAGATCTACAAGAAGCTGTGCGAGCTGAAGGACTGCACCTCGCTGACGGGCCGAATCCTCGAGCGCAAAATCCTCTACAGTGACACCAGCTATCCCGAGATTAGCAAGAGG ATCCAGCGTTACATCAACAGCGCCGAGGTCTGCATGAACCCGCCTGACTACCAGGACATCCTGCAGCAGGTCAAGCTGGCCAGCAAGCAACACAACCTGCACCTGAGCAGCAAGGAGCTGGAGCGGCTCGCCCGCAAGGCTTTCACCGACACCggcagtaaaatccagcagaGGCGCCAGCAGGACCTGCTTTATGATTTCGGCTGCCAACTTACCAGCGAATATAAACCCG ACAATGACCCGGCGCTCAAGGACACCACGCTGCTCCGGAAGTTACGGCACAACCGCGAACTGGGCctgaaccgcctggaggacgtcATCAACAAATACGCCACCCAACAGGACAACACGGACGAGGATGACAAAACGCGGCGGCACGTTGAAGAG aaggacgaggaggaagatgatgatgatgaggaggaggacttgTCCTCAGAAGCAGACATTGACGAAGAGATCCAAGCCAGCAACCAGCAAGATGGACCTG atgacgatgacgacgacggcAACTTGGCGGAGAAAATGAGCGACGAGGACGAGCCGACGACAGGAAACGTCAGCGAGGCGACAGTGACGGCGGACAACGAGGCCGTCACGAGCGGCCTCCACTCTGACCTCAGCATGTCGGGCGTCTCGCTGTTGTCGGACGACACCTCCGCCAACGACAGCCCCAGCCAATCGGAGCCCGCTCAGCCCCGCCCGCCCTCATCCGACGAGAGCGCCGTCGCCGCCGCAACTGAGGAGCCCCCCCGTCCTGCCGATCAGGTCACCAGCAACCAGAG CAGCGGCACCAACCCCCCAGCAGACACCAGTGAGGCATCCTTACCGCCGACGCTCGAGATGATGTGCCACTCGCCCATCACCAACGGCACCTCGCCACCTCGTTCGACGCCGCCCGACCATAGATTGAGCCGGAGCCGCAAGAGGAAAACGCGGAACGCCACGCCGGGACAGAAACACATCAACGGCAATGACAG AGAGGTGGAGGTGCTGCTTGACATGGGCGTCATCTGCGTCTCTCCGTCACGGACCACCGAAGCGTCCGACTGCCAGCTGGTCAGCAGCTCGCAATCGCCGCCCCCAAAGAAGAACAAA GTCAACGTCGCCACCCAGTGCGACCCCTTGGAGATCATCGAACTGTCCGACTCGGATTGA
- the tapbp.1 gene encoding TAP binding protein (tapasin), tandem duplicate 1 isoform X1 has translation MNQGCCSAHDKERTTKTRRKEEEEETRMSGTTLTNIWSVCNVVLLSCFVQAVASRSSCPALECWYLNEKAAKGGLTAPPSQEKSLLHIRTDGHRAASLQDSDDPSILRVYHVADPAATLCHRRSRRGSNRKPYCELNRFQPQTSTISWAASLAGQLSPVYLQADWFSAAVQRLDGGAGTSSIMRAPTQTNELDVVLSVTSTTMAVQSRLGEPVLLDCQFWADPASPLYGSGFAVEWRYQSRGSGRLLLAYDGKSDRLAESPEEGAAMDFEGLHRSGNASLVLREARVDHAGMYICMVYLPHLLAQVTIQLEIAEPPSLSIHPSPLPLAAPGQSLTVHCEASGFAPHSLELSWELKGPDGKSRSLGPGRLTGHRQAGDGTYSQDTRLDLDTSDAALGGGGELTCVAEHPGGTRRASVALRVIGFSTPSIEDSMAMVGVALVLYGLIKIVSWTFLPSGSNEAEESDKKEK, from the exons ATGAATCAAGGGTGTTGCTCGGCTCACGACAAAG aaagaacaacaaaaacaagacgaaaagaagaagaagaagaaaccagAATGAGTGGAACAACACTGACGAACATTTGGTCCGTTTGTAATGTCGTCCTGctgagctgcttcgtccaag CCGTCGCCAGCCGCTCCTCCTGTCCCGCGCTGGAGTGCTGGTATTTGAACGAGAAGGCGGCGAAAGGTGGCCTAACGGCGCCGCCGAGCCAGGAGAAGTCCCTGCTTCACATCAGGACAGACGGTCACCGTGCAGCCAGCCTCCAAGATTCGGATGACCCCAGCATCCTCAGAGTCTACCATGTCGCCG ATCCGGCGGCGACGCTGTGTCACCGGCGCTCTCGCAGAGGTTCCAACCGCAAGCCGTATTGTGAGCTGAACCGCTTCCAGCCGCAGACGTCCACCATCTCATGGGCCGCCTCGCTGGCGGGCCAGCTCAGCCCCGTATACCTGCAGGCCGACTGGTTCTCCGCCGCCGTTCAGCGTCTGGACGGGGGCGCCGGCACGTCCAGCATCATGCGCGCGCCCACCCAGACCAACGAGCTGGACG TTGTCCTCAGCGTGACCTCCACCACAATGGCGGTGCAGTCCAGACTCGGGGAGCCGGTTCTGCTGGACTGCCAGTTCTGGGCCGACCCCGCCTCCCCTCTGTACGGGTCCGGCTTTGCCGTGGAGTGGCGCTACCAGTCCCGAGGCAGCGGCCGACTGCTGCTGGCGTACGACGGCAAATCGGACCGGCTGGCCGAGTCGCCGGAGGAAGGCGCCGCCATGGACTTTGAGGGACTGCACCGGAGTGGCAACGCGTCTCTGGTGCTGCGGGAGGCCAGAGTGGACCACGCGGGAATGTACATCTGCATGGTGTACCTGCCGCACCTTCTGGCTCAGGTGACCATTCAGCTGGAGATCGCAG AACCTCCTTCCCTGTCCATCCACCCGTCCCCGTTGCCCCTCGCCGCCCCCGGTCAGTCTCTGACAGTCCACTGCGAGGCCTCGGGCTTTGCCCCCCATTCCCTGGAGCTGAGCTGGGAGCTGAAAGGGCCCGACGGCAAGAGCAGGTCGTTGGGACCCGGCCGCCTCACCGGCCACAGGCAGGCCGGCGACGGCACCTACAGCCAGGACACCCGGCTGGACCTGGACACGTCGGACGCGGCGCTGGGAGGCGGAGGCGAGCTCACCTGCGTCGCCGAGCATCCCGGGGGCACGCGGCGAGCCAGCGTGGCCCTCAGAGTCATCG GTTTCAGCACGCCGTCCATCGAGGACTCCATGGCGATGGTGGGCGTGGCCTTGGTGCTCTACGGCCTCATCAAGATCGTCTCCTGGACCTTCCTCCCCTCAG GTTCGAACGAGGCAGAGGAATCAGACAAG AAAGAGAAGTGA
- the tapbp.1 gene encoding TAP binding protein (tapasin), tandem duplicate 1 isoform X2, translated as MSGTTLTNIWSVCNVVLLSCFVQAVASRSSCPALECWYLNEKAAKGGLTAPPSQEKSLLHIRTDGHRAASLQDSDDPSILRVYHVADPAATLCHRRSRRGSNRKPYCELNRFQPQTSTISWAASLAGQLSPVYLQADWFSAAVQRLDGGAGTSSIMRAPTQTNELDVVLSVTSTTMAVQSRLGEPVLLDCQFWADPASPLYGSGFAVEWRYQSRGSGRLLLAYDGKSDRLAESPEEGAAMDFEGLHRSGNASLVLREARVDHAGMYICMVYLPHLLAQVTIQLEIAEPPSLSIHPSPLPLAAPGQSLTVHCEASGFAPHSLELSWELKGPDGKSRSLGPGRLTGHRQAGDGTYSQDTRLDLDTSDAALGGGGELTCVAEHPGGTRRASVALRVIGFSTPSIEDSMAMVGVALVLYGLIKIVSWTFLPSGSNEAEESDKKEK; from the exons ATGAGTGGAACAACACTGACGAACATTTGGTCCGTTTGTAATGTCGTCCTGctgagctgcttcgtccaag CCGTCGCCAGCCGCTCCTCCTGTCCCGCGCTGGAGTGCTGGTATTTGAACGAGAAGGCGGCGAAAGGTGGCCTAACGGCGCCGCCGAGCCAGGAGAAGTCCCTGCTTCACATCAGGACAGACGGTCACCGTGCAGCCAGCCTCCAAGATTCGGATGACCCCAGCATCCTCAGAGTCTACCATGTCGCCG ATCCGGCGGCGACGCTGTGTCACCGGCGCTCTCGCAGAGGTTCCAACCGCAAGCCGTATTGTGAGCTGAACCGCTTCCAGCCGCAGACGTCCACCATCTCATGGGCCGCCTCGCTGGCGGGCCAGCTCAGCCCCGTATACCTGCAGGCCGACTGGTTCTCCGCCGCCGTTCAGCGTCTGGACGGGGGCGCCGGCACGTCCAGCATCATGCGCGCGCCCACCCAGACCAACGAGCTGGACG TTGTCCTCAGCGTGACCTCCACCACAATGGCGGTGCAGTCCAGACTCGGGGAGCCGGTTCTGCTGGACTGCCAGTTCTGGGCCGACCCCGCCTCCCCTCTGTACGGGTCCGGCTTTGCCGTGGAGTGGCGCTACCAGTCCCGAGGCAGCGGCCGACTGCTGCTGGCGTACGACGGCAAATCGGACCGGCTGGCCGAGTCGCCGGAGGAAGGCGCCGCCATGGACTTTGAGGGACTGCACCGGAGTGGCAACGCGTCTCTGGTGCTGCGGGAGGCCAGAGTGGACCACGCGGGAATGTACATCTGCATGGTGTACCTGCCGCACCTTCTGGCTCAGGTGACCATTCAGCTGGAGATCGCAG AACCTCCTTCCCTGTCCATCCACCCGTCCCCGTTGCCCCTCGCCGCCCCCGGTCAGTCTCTGACAGTCCACTGCGAGGCCTCGGGCTTTGCCCCCCATTCCCTGGAGCTGAGCTGGGAGCTGAAAGGGCCCGACGGCAAGAGCAGGTCGTTGGGACCCGGCCGCCTCACCGGCCACAGGCAGGCCGGCGACGGCACCTACAGCCAGGACACCCGGCTGGACCTGGACACGTCGGACGCGGCGCTGGGAGGCGGAGGCGAGCTCACCTGCGTCGCCGAGCATCCCGGGGGCACGCGGCGAGCCAGCGTGGCCCTCAGAGTCATCG GTTTCAGCACGCCGTCCATCGAGGACTCCATGGCGATGGTGGGCGTGGCCTTGGTGCTCTACGGCCTCATCAAGATCGTCTCCTGGACCTTCCTCCCCTCAG GTTCGAACGAGGCAGAGGAATCAGACAAG AAAGAGAAGTGA
- the psmb9a gene encoding proteasome subunit beta type-9 — translation MLDQSATRSGEVKTGTTIIAIEFDGGVVLGSDSRVTASDSVVNRVMNKLVPLHPKIYCALSGSAADAQTVADMISSQLQLHRLEIEDEPRVCAAATLVKNTSYRYRDELAASLIVAGWDRRGGGQVFSTLSGALLRQPFVVGGSGSTYVYGFVDAAYRSGMSRDECQQFVLNTLTLAMNRDGSSGGVAYLVTIDEHGAQEKVVLGNDLPAFYDK, via the exons ATGTTGGACCAGTCGGCCACGCGATCCGGGGAGGTGAAAACCGGG ACGACAATCATCGCCATAGAGTTCGATGGCGGAGTTGTGCTGGGCTCGGATTCACGCGTCACTGCAAG CGATTCCGTGGTGAACCGCGTGATGAACAAGCTGGTACCCCTCCACCCAAAGATCTACTGCGCACTTTCCGGCTCTGCAGCGGATGCACAGACCGTTGCCGACATGATCAGCTCTCAACTACAACTTCACAG GTTGGAGATCGAAGACGAACCGCGGGTGTGTGCCGCCGCTACCCTGGTGAAAAATACTTCGTACCGATACAGGGACGAACTGGCTGCTAGTCTCATCGTGGCCGGCTGGGACAGAAGAGGCGGTGGGCAG GTGTTCTCCACGCTCAGTGGCGCCCTGTTGCGACAGCCCTTCGTCGTGGGTGGCTCCGGCAGCACTTACGTGTACGGCTTTGTGGACGCCGCGTACCGTTCGGGCATGAGCAGAGACGAGTGCCAGCAGTTTGTCCTTAACA CCCTGACTCTGGCCATGAACCGCGACGGCTCCAGCGGAGGGGTTGCCTACCTCGTCACCATCGACGAGCACGGCGCACAGGAGAAAGTTGTTTTGGGGAACGACTTACCCGCCTTCTATGACAAGTGA